A region from the Cannabis sativa cultivar Pink pepper isolate KNU-18-1 chromosome 9, ASM2916894v1, whole genome shotgun sequence genome encodes:
- the LOC115722275 gene encoding probable linoleate 9S-lipoxygenase 5, whose product MNLAGKLVDTLTGGLNGKKIKGRVVLAKKNVLEFNPLAASVNAGSAIFDRLGEFLGNGVSLQLVSGHVAGKVGKETHLENWVTSLPTLTPGDSVFKVTFDWDESIGVPEAIIFKNNHVDEFFLKTITLDDVPGQGVVRFICNSWVYSARKYNYDRVFFRNKSYLPSATPAPLLKYRREELQNLRGDGKGERKEWDRVYDYDVYNDLGEPDKGSNFVRKILGGNSEFPYPRRGRTGRASTKTDSTSESRLKQVNIMKPLDPIESLDIYVPRDERFGHLKMSDFLAYAIKSLSQAIVPALKHFFDETRNEFDSFKEIEDLYEGGLKLPTSVLSTIRNNVPVDLFRELLRTDGEQFLKFPMPAVIKESKSAWRTDEEFGREMVAGVHPILIRRLNEFPPASKLDPELYGDQTSTITEEHIQNYLDGLDVSTALSQNRLYILDHHDSFIPYLRRINTTPTKAYATRTLLFLANDGTLRPIAIELSLPHPDGDEFGVVSKVYTPSEDGVDGTIWQLAKAYAAVNDSGYHQLNSHWLNTHAVIEPFVIATNRQLSALHPIYKLLHPHYRDTMNINALARQSLVSADGIIESTFFQGKFALESSAIIYKDWKLTEQALPADLLKRGVAVKDQNSPHGVRLLIEDYPYAVDGLEIWSAIKTWVKEYCSFYYKTDATVQKDTELQAWWKEVREVGHGDKKHEAWWPKMQTREELVESCTTLIWISSALHAAVNFGQYSFTGYLPNRPTLSRRFMPEEGTPEYEQLKSDPEKGFLLTITPEFQSLIGISLVEILSRHASDELYLGQRENPDWTAEAEPLNAFERFGTKLAQIEDRIASRNKDTNMKNRAGPVNFEYGLLMPSSEQGLTARGIPNSISI is encoded by the exons atgaaTCTAGCTGGGAAATTGGTGGACACACTAACTGGGGGTCTAaatggaaagaaaataaaaggaagGGTTGTTTTAGCAAAAAAGAATGTTTTAGAGTTCAATCCTTTGGCTGCTTCTGTTAATGCTGGCTCTGCCATTTTTGATCGTTTGGGTGAATTTTTGGGCAATGGTGTTTCTCTACAACTCGTTAGTGGTCATGTTG CTGGAAAAGTGGGTAAAGAAACCCATTTGGAGAACTGGGTTACTTCTCTCCCAACCTTAACACCAGGAGACTCCGTTTTCAAAGTCACTTTCGATTGGGATGAATCCATTGGAGTCCCTGAAGCTATCATCTTCAAGAACAATCACGTTGATGAGTTCTTCCTCAAGACCATTACTCTTGATGATGTTCCTGGTCAAGGTGTTGTTCGTTTCATCTGCAATTCTTGGGTTTACTCCGCTAGGAAATACAACTACGATCGTGTTTTCTTCAGAAACAAG TCATATCTTCCAAGTGCAACACCAGCACCCTTGCTTAAGTACAGAAGGGAAGAGCTTCAGAACTTGAGAGGAGATGGAAAAGGAGAGCGAAAAGAGTGGGACAGAGTCTATGATTACGATGTGTACAATGATTTGGGCGAACCAGACAAAGGTTCAAACTTTGTTCGTAAAATCTTGGGAGGGAATAGTGAATTCCCTTACCCTCGTAGAGGAAGAACTGGCAGAGCATCCACCAAAACAG ATTCTACAAGTGAGAGTAGGctgaaacaagtgaatattatgAAACCATTGGATCCTATTGAATCTTTAGACATTTATGTTCCAAGAGATGAACGATTTGGTCACTTGAAGATGTCAGATTTTCTTGCTTATGCAATTAAGTCATTGTCTCAAGCCATTGTACCTGCACTGAAACATTTCTTTGATGAGACTCGAAATGAGTTTGATAGCTTCAAGGAAATAGAAGACTTGTATGAAGGAGGACTGAAGCTACCAACATCAGTTCTTAGCACTATCAGGAACAATGTTCCTGTCGATCTGTTCAGGGAATTACTCCGAACTGATGGTGAACAATTCCTTAAGTTCCCTATGCCTGCGGTTATTAAGG AGAGTAAATCTGCATGGAGGACTGATGAAGAATTTGGAAGAGAAATGGTTGCTGGAGTTCACCCTATCCTCATCCGTCGTCTCAAT GAATTCCCACCTGCCAGCAAGCTTGACCCAGAATTGTATGGCGATCAAACTAGCACAATTACTGAAGAACACATTCAGAATTACTTGGATGGACTCGATGTTTCGACG GCACTCAGTCAAAATAGGTTATATATATTGGATCACCATGATTCATTTATTCCCTATCTGAGGAGGATAAACACAACACCTACAAAGGCTTATGCAACTCGAACTCTCCTATTTTTGGCTAACGACGGAACATTGAGGCCTATTGCCATCGAATTAAGCTTGCCACATCCAGATGGTGATGAATTTGGTGTAGTTAGTAAAGTATATACCCCATCTGAAGATGGTGTTGATGGCACCATTTGGCAATTGGCTAAAGCTTATGCAGCTGTAAATGATTCTGGCTACCATCAGCTCAATAGTCATTG GTTGAATACTCATGCTGTGATTGAGCCCTTTGTGATAGCAACAAACAGACAACTAAGTGCCCTCCATCCAATCTACAAACTATTACACCCTCATTACCGTGATACCATGAACATAAATGCACTTGCTAGACAGAGTCTCGTTAGTGCTGACGGCATTATAGAGTCCACATTTTTCCAGGGAAAATTTGCGTTGGAATCGTCAGCAATAATTTACAAGGATTGGAAACTTACTGAGCAAGCACTCCCAGCAGATCTCCTTAAAAG AGGAGTAGCAGTTAAAGATCAAAATTCCCCACATGGCGTTCGCTTACTAATAGAGGACTATCCTTACGCTGTTGATGGGCTAGAGATTTGGTCTGCCATTAAAACATGGGTGAAAGAATACTGTTCTTTCTACTACAAGACTGATGCAACTGTCCAGAAGGACACAGAGCTTCAAGCATGGTGGAAGGAAGTTAGGGAAGTTGGTCATGGCGATAAGAAACATGAAGCTTGGTGGCCAAAAATGCAAACACGCGAGGAACTAGTTGAGTCATGCACCACACTCATATGGATTTCTTCTGCTCTTCATGCTGCTGTCAACTTTGGACAATACTCTTTCACAGGGTACCTTCCAAACCGCCCCACATTAAGCCGACGTTTCATGCCTGAAGAGGGTACTCCAGAATACGAGCAACTTAAATCTGACCCAGAGAAAGGTTTCTTGTTGACAATTACTCCAGAGTTTCAGAGCCTTATTGGGATTTCCCTTGTTGAGATTTTGTCAAGGCATGCTTCAGATGAGCTCTATCTTGGTCAGAGAGAAAATCCTGACTGGACTGCAGAAGCTGAACCTTTAAATGCTTTTGAAAGATTTGGAACAAAACTTGCTCAAATTGAAGACAGAATTGCGAGCAGAAATAAGGATACAAACATGAAGAACCGAGCTGGGCCAGTCAATTTCGAGTATGGTTTGCTCATGCCTTCGAGTGAACAAGGTCTCACTGCCAGGGGAATCCCCAACAGCATCTCAATCTAA
- the LOC115722276 gene encoding probable linoleate 9S-lipoxygenase 5: protein MFIGKVVDALSGGNNDDKKMINGKVVLSKKNVLEFNPLATSVNAGSAILDRVVEFLGGGVSLQLVSGHNANKVGKETKLEDWVTSAPTIIPGDSVFKVSFEWDESIGVPEAVIFKNNHVEELFLKTITLDDVPGEGVVQFICYSWVYSANKYDYDRVFFRNKSYLPSATPAPLLKYRKEELQNLRGDGKGERKEWDRVYDYDVYNDLGEPDKGEDFARKILGGNSEFPYPRRGRTGRPPTKTDPKIESRLKAVNLTKPLDPVESLDIYVPRDERFGHLKMSDFLAYAIKALSHAVVPALKHFFDETPNEFDKFQEVHELYEGGLELPTKVFDKIRKAVPDDMLKELLRSDGEKFLEFPMPDVIKESKSAWRTDEEFGREMLAGVHPVLIASLKEFPPTSKLDKKLYGDHTSKITKEHIQNYLEGLDVDTALNQNKLFILDHHDSFIPYMRRINTTLTKAYATRTILFLTKDGTLKPIAIELSLPHQDGDEHGAVSKVYTPTEEGVEGTIWQLAKAYVAVNDVCYHQVYSHWLKTHCVSEPFVIATNRQLSVLHPIHKLLQPHFRDTMNINALARQTLINADGLVELAFFQGKYAMESSSLIYKDWVFTEQALPTDLLKRGVAVKDENSPHGLRLLIEDYPYAVDGLEIWFAINSWVKEYCSYYYKTDDTIQNDTEIQAWWKEIREVGHGDKKDETWWPKMQTIEELVESCTTIIWISSALHAAVNFGQYAYEGFLLNRPTLSREFMPEKGTPKYEELKSDPEKGFLSIITPEFQSLLGISLVEILSRHASDEIYLGQRENPDWTSESDPLQAFERFGKKLSEIEDKITSRNKDRNMKNRVGPISFPYTLLMPNGEEGLSAKGIPNSISI, encoded by the exons ATGTTTATTGGGAAAGTGGTGGATGCATTGAGTGGTGGAAATAATGATGATAAGAAGATGATAAATGGGAAAGTTGTTTTGTCGAAAAAGAATGTGTTGGAGTTCAATCCATTGGCTACTTCAGTTAATGCAGGCTCTGCTATTTTGGATCGAGTCGTCGAGTTCTTAGGTGGTGGAGTTTCTCTACAGCTTGTTAGTGGTCACAATG CGAACAAAGTTGGTAAAGAAACAAAGTTGGAAGATTGGGTTACTTCTGCACCAACCATAATACCGGGAGACTCAGTATTTAAAGTGAGTTTCGAGTGGGACGAATCTATCGGAGTCCCTGAAGCTGTGATCTTCAAGAACAATCACGTTGAAGAGCTCTTCCTCAAGACCATTACCCTTGATGATGTTCCTGGTGAAGGTGTTGTTCAATTCATTTGCTATTCTTGGGTTTACTCAGCCAACAAATACGACTACGATCGTGTATTTTTCAGAAACAAG tCATATCTTCCAAGTGCAACACCAGCACCATTGCTTAAGTACAGAAAGGAAGAGCTTCAGAACTTGAGAGGAGATGGAAAAGGAGAGCGTAAAGAGTGGGACAGAGTCTATGACTACGATGTGTACAATGATTTGGGTGAACCTGACAAAGGTGAGGACTTTGCTCGTAAAATTCTTGGAGGGAATAGCGAGTTTCCTTACCCTCGGAGAGGAAGAACAGGCAGACCACCCACCAAAACAG ATCCTAAAATTGAGAGTAGGCTAAAGGCAGTGAATCTTACAAAACCACTAGATCCTGTTGAATCTTTAGACATTTATGTTCCAAGAGATGAAAGATTTGGTCACTTGAAGATGTCAGATTTTCTTGCTTACGCAATTAAGGCTTTATCTCATGCCGTCGTACCTGCTCTAAAGCATTTCTTCGATGAAACTCCAAACGAGTTCGATAAATTCCAAGAAGTACATGAGTTGTATGAAGGAGGATTGGAGTTACCAACAAAAGTATTTGATAAAATAAGGAAAGCTGTTCCGGACGACATGTTGAAAGAGTTGCTCCGATCTGATGGTGAAAAATTCCTTGAATTTCCTATGCCTGATGTTATCAAAG AGAGTAAATCTGCATGGAGAACAGATGAAGAATTTGGAAGAGAAATGCTTGCTGGTGTTCACCCTGTCCTCATTGCCAGCCTTAAA GAATTCCCACCCACCAGCAAGCTAGACAAGAAATTGTATGGTGATCACActagcaaaattacaaaagaaCACATTCAAAATTACTTGGAGGGGCTTGATGTAGATACG GCACTGAATCAAAACAAACTATTCATATTGGATCACCATGATTCATTCATACCATACATGAGGAGGATAAACACAACTCTTACAAAGGCTTATGCAACTCGAACAATCCTCTTTTTGACTAAGGATGGCACATTAAAGCCTATTGCCATTGAATTAAGCCTACCACATCAAGATGGTGATGAACATGGTGCAGTTAGTAAAGTATATACTCCAACTGAAGAAGGTGTTGAAGGCACCATTTGGCAATTGGCTAAAGCTTATGTAGCTGTAAATGATGTTTGCTACCATCAAGTCTATAGTCATTG GTTGAAGACACATTGTGTGAGTGAGCCATTTGTGATAGCCACAAATAGGCAATTAAGTGTACTACATCCAATTCACAAACTATTACAACCCCATTTTCGTGATACTATGAACATAAATGCACTTGCTAGGCAGACTCTTATCAATGCAGATGGTCTTGTTGAGTTAGCATTTTTTCAAGGAAAGTATGCTATGGAATCATCATCATTGATTTATAAAGATTGGGTTTTTACTGAGCAAGCACTCCCAACAGATCTTCTTAAAAG AGGAGTGGCAGTAAAGGATGAAAATTCTCCACACGGACTTCGTCTTCTAATAGAGGACTATCCTTATGCTGTTGATGGGCTAGAGATTTGGTTTGCAATTAATTCATGGGTTAAAGAATATTGCTCGTACTACTACAAGACTGATGATACAATTCAAAACGATACAGAAATTCAAGCATGGTGGAAAGAAATTAGAGAAGTCGGTCATGGCGATAAGAAAGATGAAACTTGGTGGCCAAAAATGCAAACCATTGAGGAACTTGTGGAGTCATGCACCACAATTATATGGATATCTTCCGCTCTTCATGCAGCTGTTAACTTTGGACAATATGCTTACGAAGGGTTCCTTCTAAATCGCCCTACATTAAGTCGAGAGTTTATGCCCGAAAAGGGTACTCCAAAGTACGAGGAACTTAAATCTGACCCCGAAAAAGGTTTCTTATCGATAATTACACCCGAATTTCAAAGCCTTCTTGGGATTTCCCTTGTTGAGATTTTGTCAAGGCATGCTTCGGATGAAATCTATCTAGGGCAAAGAGAAAATCCTGATTGGACTTCGGAATCGGATCCTTTGCAAGCTTTTGAAAGATTTGGAAAGAAACTTAGTGAAATTGAAGACAAAATTACAAGTAGAAATAAAGATAGGAATATGAAGAATAGAGTTGGACCTATTAGTTTTCCATATACTTTGCTTATGCCTAATGGTGAGGAAGGCCTCTCTGCCAAAGGAATTCCCAATAGCATCTCAATCTAA
- the LOC115724163 gene encoding co-chaperone protein p23-2 produces the protein MSRHPEVLWAQRSDKVYLTVALPDAKDINVKCEPQGLFSFSALGAQGEPFHFTLTLYGTILPEGCKTKPGLRNIICSIQKEQKGWWKRLLKTEEKPAPYLKVDWNKWCDEDEEESRSDSASEDGDHAAYVGDEDESSDDEGMLYLPDLEKVRGNKKR, from the exons atgaG CCGGCATCCGGAGGTTCTATGGGCTCAGAGATCGGATAAAGTTTACCTGACGGTGGCTCTTCCTGATGCCAAAGACATCAATGTAAAGTGTGAGCCTCAGGGTTTGTTTTCTTTCTCTGCTTTGGGAGCTCAAGGAGAACCCTTTCACTTCACTTTAACACTTTATGGAACTATACTCCCTGAG GGTTGTAAGACAAAACCGGGGTTAAGGAACATAATATGTTCAATCCAGAAAGAACAGAAAGGTTGGTGGAAAAGATTGTTGAAAACAGAAGAAAAACCAGCACCTTATCTGAAAGTTGATTGGAACAAGTGGTGTGATGAGGATGAGGAAGAGTCGAGAT CTGACTCTGCATCCGAGGATGGTGATCATGCTGCG TATGTCGGTGATGAAGACGAAAGCAGCGATGACGAAGGAATGCTTT ATCTCCCCGACTTGGAAAAGgtgcgaggaaacaaaaagcGATGA